One window of the Rhipicephalus sanguineus isolate Rsan-2018 chromosome 4, BIME_Rsan_1.4, whole genome shotgun sequence genome contains the following:
- the LOC119391726 gene encoding uncharacterized protein LOC119391726, producing the protein MDNGMFRTCFRFEKEDVPKLRVALRIPETVMTAQRVPIPGDEALCITLRRLAYPNRLKDLENFFGRHSSTISSLTIEVLRHIDEKFFHLLDDVNNHSWLTIDTLENFSKAIYAKGAPLTNCWGFIDGTARAICRPTRQQQLYFSGHKRFHALKYQSIMCPNGIICQLDGCYPGSKHDAGNFGNSQACTKLEKLVQGHHYCLYGDPAYPLRPLLLKPYGGASLTPEQCAFNKAMSSVRQAVEWGFGKITGLFAVVDFKKKNQKIFRQNVARMYKASALLANCHTCLYGAQVSQYFDLQPPSLEVYLNAR; encoded by the exons ATGGACAACGGCATGTTCAGGACATGTTTTCGTTTTGAGAAAGAGGACGTACCGAAGCTGCGAGTAGCCTTGCGCATTCCGGAAACGGTTATGACTGCTCAAAGAGTGCCGATCCCTGGAGACGAAGCCCTCTGCATTACGCTTCGGCGGCTGGCATACCCAAACCGACTAAAGGATCTTGAGAACTTCTTCGGCCGACATAGTTCGACGATATCGTCCTTGACGATAGAGGTGCTGAGGCACATTGATGAGAAATTCTTCCACCTGCTGGACGATGTGAATAACCACAGCTGGCTGACCATCGACACGCTGGAGAATTTCTCGAAG gCCATTTACGCTAAAGGAGCCCCACTTACCAACTGCTGGGGCTTCATTGATGGCACTGCGCGTGCTATATGCCGACCAACCAGGCAGCAGCAGCTGTACTTTAGCGGGCACAAAAGATTTCATGCACTGAAGTATCAGTCAATAATGTGCCCGAATGGCATCATTTGCCAATTGGATGGATGTTATCCAGGCAGCAAGCACGATGCTG gcaactTTGGCAACAGCCAGGCATGCACAAAGCTGGAAAAGCTCGTGCAGGGACACCACTACTGCCTCTACGGGGACCCTGCTTACCCATTGCGGCCACTACTGTTGAAACCTTACGGCGGTGCATCTTTGACACCGGAGCAATGCGCGTTTAACAAGGCAATGAGCAGCGTGAGGCAGGCCGTGGAATGGGGCTTCGGAAAAATTACTGGACTCTTTGCCGTTgtagatttcaaaaaaaaaaaccagaagatcTTCCGCCAGAATGTTGCAAGGATGTACAAAGCCAGTGCATTGCTGGCAAATTGCCATACTTGCCTGTATGGTGCACAGGTCTCGCAATACTTTGACCTGCAACCACCATCCTTGGAAGTGTACCTGAATGCCCGTTAA
- the LOC119391728 gene encoding ataxin-8-like — MTAPCSPAAVELTGEQCHEEEEEQQHQQQQQPQQQQQQQQQQQQQQQQQQQQQQQQQQQQEQQQLQRQPQPPPAARQRVPVTASRGQS, encoded by the coding sequence ATGACCGCCCCGTGCAGTCCCGCTGCTGTTGAACTCACTGGAGAGCAGTGCCACGAGGAGGAGGAAGAACAGcaacaccagcagcagcagcaaccacaacaacaacaacagcagcagcagcaacaacaacagcagcagcaacaacaacagcagcagcaacaacagcagcagcagcaacaagagcagcagcagctgcagcggCAGCCACAACCGCCGCCTGCAGCTAGGCAACGAGTTCCTGTGACGGCGAGTAGAGGTCAATCTTGA